The following proteins are encoded in a genomic region of Cryptomeria japonica chromosome 11, Sugi_1.0, whole genome shotgun sequence:
- the LOC131066442 gene encoding L-type lectin-domain containing receptor kinase IX.1-like: MGFLASTEGILAKSLQVCLWEFSSQHSSDLRTPPATRKTTRHNKRDVILVSLVACVVGVTIGGLAMRWLVRATKLSKHGKEESRELDERFAQGPRKFSYAELCAATKNFNHNEILGKGGFGGVYRGTLPLSNQPVAVKRICQGSKQGIKEYISEVSIISKIRHRNLVQLHGWCHEKGQLLLVYEFLPKRSLDKYLFGEQWRDDLNWNRRYSIGCDIASALLYLHDEWDQRVIHRDLKASNVMLDDDFNAKLGDFGLARVVERKRAASHTTVVVGTFGYIAPECVITGKASLESDIFSFGAVSLEIACGRRAVDRSLEDHCYRLVEWVWDLFGQGKVLDAADTKLDGNFNCEEMERLMLVGLLCSHPDPKARLNIRQVIDILKLKAPRPHVPPTYPVAVYSAGNGPVAELSTTSDGSFCTPENAWNIEAP; this comes from the coding sequence ATGGGCTTCTTGGCTTCCACGGAAGGGATATTAGCCAAGTCTCTTCAAGTCTGTCTTTGGGAGTTTTCTTCTCAACATTCCTCGGATTTGAGGACTCCGCCTGCCACCAGAAAAACTACAAGACATAACAAAAGAGATGTTATTTTGGTGTCCTTGGTAGCCTGCGTGGTGGGGGTAACGATCGGCGGTTTGGCTATGCGATGGCTTGTTAGGGCCACAAAATTAAGCAAGCACGGCAAAGAAGAAAGCAGAGAGCTGGACGAACGCTTTGCTCAAGGTCCGCGAAAGTTCTCCTACGCTGAGCTCTGCGCTGCAACAAAAAATTTCAACCACAATGAAATTCTAGGAAAAGGAGGCTTCGGAGGAGTGTATAGAGGAACCTTACCCCTATCAAATCAGCCCGTGGCCGTGAAAAGAATATGTCAAGGCTCCAAACAAGGcataaaagaatacatttcagagGTGAGCATAATATCTAAGATAAGGCACCGTAACCTTGTGCAGCTCCATGGATGGTGTCATGAAAAGGGCCAACTGCTTCTAGTCTATGAATTTCTGCCGAAGCGAAGTCTGGACAAATATTTATTTGGCGAGCAGTGGAGAGATGATTTGAATTGGAATCGAAGGTACAGCATAGGGTGTGACATAGCTTCTGCTCTTCTCTATCTTCATGATGAATGGGACCAGCGTGTCATTCATAGAGATTTGAAGGCCAGCAATGTAATGTTGGATGACGATTTCAATGCAAAGCTGGGGGATTTCGGCTTAGCTAGAGTAGTGGAACGTAAGCGTGCAGCCTCCCACACAACTGTGGTAGTAGGGACATTTGGGTACATTGCACCGGAGTGTGTGATTACAGGAAAGGCAAGCCTAGAATCGGACATCTTCAGCTTTGGGGCTGTGAGTCTGGAAATTGCGTGCGGAAGGCGGGCTGTGGACAGGAGCCTCGAGGACCATTGTTACAGATTAGTCGAATGGGTTTGGGATTTGTTTGGACAAGGGAAGGTTTTGGACGCCGCCGATACAAAGCTGGATGGGAATTTTAACTGTGAGGAGATGGAACGGTTGATGTTAGTGGGGTTGTTGTGCTCTCATCCGGATCCGAAAGCCAGACTGAATATAAGACAGGTGATTGATATTTTGAAATTGAAAGCTCCACGGCCTCACGTTCCTCCTACATATCCAGTAGCTGTGTATAGTGCTGGAAATGGTCCTGTTGCAGAGTTATCGACCACGTCTGATGGATCATTTTGCACTCCGGAGAATGCCTGGAATATTGAAGCTCCATAA